The following nucleotide sequence is from Cricetulus griseus strain 17A/GY chromosome 9, alternate assembly CriGri-PICRH-1.0, whole genome shotgun sequence.
AGGCAGCCATAACGAGTTAGCCAGAGCTCAGGGGAAGACAGGCCAGCGAGTGTGCGTCCACACGTATGCATGTGTGTTAGACAGACTGGGGCGAGGGAGCCTTCTCTCTGCACCCGTCCACCTCTCCCATTAATTTATCACCCAGACACTCTCGTTCTTTCTTTTCCCAACATCCAGTCCCTTTCGTTAATTAAAAAGATTTATGCCCACGGGCCCCCAGCCGCTGCTTTTTGCTCGGAGCTGTTAGATCCTTCTGTGCGCAGAGTAACAGCAGCCAGCTCTGGAGTTTCTGTGGGCACCCCCACCTACGCCACATTTCTGTTTCCCGACCCCTCCCTGCCATTCTCTGTccactccttctctccctccaccttggACTGAGTGAGGCTTGGCTCAAACTCAGCTTTGGAACCAGGCACAGCAATGCATGCTGATCATCCCAGgccttgggaggccgaggcaggaggagtATGGCTTTGAGGACAGCTTGAGTTccaaagaccttgtttcaaaagatGGAGGCGGGCATGGGGAACAGAAAAATCAAGCTGAGAGTGGTATCGACCGCCTGTGGCCTCaaagagtctgaggcagggggatcatgcATCAAGGTTagtctgggccacatgagaccctgtcatgcccccccacacacacacacacccaaaaaccAGCTCCCATGTGGGACTTTGGTTCTCCCTCCATGAATCTCCACCAAGGCTAATGGGGAGGGGTAAGTGTCCTGGAGTCAAGAGCAGAGCAGACAGGATTTATTTAATTGAAAGTtatctaaattaaaaaagaaagttatctAAATTAATTTTCTACCCACAATACCTATGTCAGGGGTGAGTATGAGTCACCAGACTCCTTCCCCCGGTCACAGCCTTAAAGGCCACAGTGGGGACAGCTGAAGGGGGGACCCCACTCTGTGTGATAAGCCCAAACTCAGGCAAGGTCCCCTGAAACCTGAAGCACCTGGCTTGTTGCAGAAAGAGAAAGGCGTGTTGGAGAAAGGCCTGGACTCCAAACCAAAGCCATTCACTGGGATCCGTGGGGTGACAGAGAACAAACAGTTCTGAAAGTGGGGAGCAGACTCTTGAACCCTGGGTAGAGGGGGGGCGCAGCTGAGAAGAACCAGAGTCCTGTCCTGTCCCTGTTGatccatctcaccccagtcatCACCCCTCCATCCCTCATGCTCCAGGCCCACCCCACCTGTTACCCCAGCCCTGGCTCTTGTTTTATTTCCAGCAGAGAAGATGTTGGAGTGCCAGGCGGTGCTTATGGGAGTCATAAAATGCACCTCCAGCCAGCCCAGCGGGGCTCACACCACCAACAGCGAGGGAGCAGGCTCCCAGCCACCTCCACTGTCTGGGGCATCTCTGGGATTCCGTTCCCATGTCTCCGAGTGTCTGTCTCCTTTTCAGTCGTcccccctcctgcccctccccttcctctccttgaCCCCTATCctctttccctgtttttttttttttttgttcttgtttttgtttttgtttttgaggcagaatcttacTATATAACCAGGCTCGTACCCAACCCATGGCCCTCCTGCTCCCCCTGCCGCGCACCCCTGGCACAATTTCTTTTTGTCACTGGAACCCCACTCCAGACCTCGGCTATCAGCTCGTTAGGGGTCAGACCCACGATTTAAGCTCCCCCAGGCTTGGAGGTCCTATCTATTCCCTGAGAGCAGCTAAGGGGATTTCATTTAGGCAAAGGACCTTCCTGAAGGCAGGGCTCAGaaggacagcacacacacacacacacacacacacacacacacacacagggatgctCCACCAACCCAGTTCATTGCTTCTTTGGGgtccacacatagacacactggTGCCTCAGGCTGACAGCATCCTTGTCCCCCCAGGGGAGGCAAGGGACCAACCCAGAACCAGAAGGCAAAGTGAAATATAAGTTTGTCCCTGCACCCGTTTGTTCTGAGCCCTGCCTCACAGCTaggcaggggagacagagacCTGGGGATgacaagagagaaggaggggcagAACGCTACAGCAGACCCCTGGCGGCCAGGCAGGGAGAGAGCAAGGAGGAGCAGAGAGGCCCAAGAGGGAGGGTGGAGACCCGGGGAAGCTCCAGACACAGGACCCCGCGAATCTGACATACAAAGGCCACGGccagggtgggttgggggaggcCTGGAGCCccagaaggggagaggaggagagaggggacagccCAGGGGCGAAGCggagggggggcagggaaggagagggaggagggaactcaaaggaagagaggagggacaaGACAGGGGAGGGACACTCCGGAGGAGGCCCAGCTCGGCGGACAGCGGGTTAAGCGTCTCCGCGTGAACTTCCGGATGTGACACAGGCCCGGCCCGCGGAGGAGCGGAGGAGCCGCCGCCGCCCTCGGCCGCGATCAGCGGGTCTCGGCCGCTCGGAGACCCTGGCACCCGGCGGGGACCTCGGGGACCTCCCGCCGCGATGAGCCCCCGGCCGTGAGCGCCCGAGCCCAGGACAGGCGGCGCCGGCCCATGGCCCGGAGGGTAGGTGGCCGCACCCGTCCTGCTCCAAGCTCCCCTCTGCCCCTAAATGTCCCTTTTTGCCCCCTCAGAGtcccctctgcccctccctctaTTCCCCTCTGTCGCGATCTCTTCCCCCTCAccgctccccccacacacacacaccagctctgTCTCCTGGGTCCCCCCCATCCCTACCCCCTCCGCtccattctctctccttctgccttccccCAGGCTTCCGTTGTCTCAGACCCACCCTGGGGTTAGGGGTGGGACATCTTACTAGGCTGCTAGATAAGGGACTCTCCTGTGGTCCTGGAGAGGCGAGAGACCCCGGAGCCCCCGGGGCTGGGAGGGCTAGAGATGGACCTGACAAGGAGGCGAGGGCCCCATCTTCTGTGTTCTTGCTAAGCAACAGGGAGCAGGTGAATTCACTTCAGGGTGCAGGAGAAGTTAGCCAGGAAGCCAAAGAGGAGTGACGGCCACACAGGTGGCCCAGTACAGCCAGGCTGGCCGGAGCACACAGGACCCCTCTGCCTCATACCAGCCAGCCCTTTGCCTCTTGGAGCCCAGGTCTCTCCACTGCAGAGGACGATCTGGGACCTGGAGATCAAAAGTCTTGCTGCCCCAGTGTTGATTCTGTGACAGGAGGACCCAGAACTCTGGCCCGCACAGTCTGATGTCTGGTTGGAGCTGTTTGCATGGTGGAATGGGGTTCCCCTTACCCCAAATGTGTTTATTGACTGTTGCCAGACTGTGCCAAATGTCTTTCTTGTCCTCATTCATTCAGTTCCTACTTGGTGTTAGGCTTGATCGCTCtcaacagccccccccccaatgagtgtctgtctgtctgtctatgcctGTGTGTATAGGGTTATCTCTAGCAATTGGGTGTGTGGTGCTCTAACCCTGCATGTTGTGGAGGACATACCCTATAgcatttatgtgcatgcatgtcacatgagtgtgtatgtagGCCGTGTGCCCAACTGTGTGTGCAAATGGGTATGGTGGATTTACATGTTGGATGGGATAAGTTGTTAAGACATTCTGAGGTGTGTAGTTAGCtgtgtggtggttcacatctgtaatctcagcactccagagactcttgtctcaaaaacaaacaaggctgGGAGAGCACtggcctagaatcccccagtgagggcctGGGAGTGTGGTttagtggtagagcccctgcctagaatcccccagtaagGAGCTctgagtgtggctcagtggtagaacaattGCTTAGAATCCCTCAGTGAAGGCTTGGAAGAGTTTAATGGTAGAGCACCttcctagaatcccccagtaagGGGAATGGAGTCATGGCTTAGttgtagagcccctgcctagaatcccctagtgaggagctggggtgtggctcagtgtcagagcccctgcctagaatcccctagtgaggggctgggggcgtggctcagtggtggagcccctgcctagaatcccccagtgaggggctgggggcgtggctcaatggtagagcccctgcctagaatccccagtgaggaAACGGGGATGTGgtccagtggtagagcacttacctaggaTGCACCAGGTCCCGGAACCCAGCACTCCATAAATGAAGTGTACTGTCACATTTGTGAAACCACCAGGAAGAAGCTTTGCGTTTGCAGGTGAATTTTGTGGATTTTCTGGACGGTTCCTCCTGTCAGACCCTGCCCTCCGTTCCATGCTCTCCATGGCTCTTCCATGGCTCCCCCTACATCTCTGTCTCCACACCTCTTTGCCCGTTTCTCTCCCTGGGTTACCAGCTCCTTCCTAGACACCCCCTGACCTGGGCGTCTTCGTTTGGGTCCTGAGTGGTCTCTCATCCCCACTTGGACAGTTCTGTGAGACACTTGGAACTTAAGAGGACAGAGGCTGGGGTCCTCGGAGCCCGGAGTGCACGTTGTGTGGTCCGGGGTAAAGAGACGGAAAACCCTGAGGATGCtgagctccccctcccccccgccccgTTTGTCCCTTCTCCTGTAGTATGATGAGCTGCGCCACTACCCGGGCATTGCAGAGCACACCCTGCCCAGCTTCTCAGAGGCAGCACCTTCAGTACCTCGAGCCCCTGGGCCCTATGGCCCACACCGacctccccagccccaagctCCAGGCTTGGACAGCGACAGcttgaagagagagaaggatgacaTCTATGGGTGAGTGTGTCTAGGGACAGGGCAGGGGGCTCCCCAGGGTCCTTTGCGTCTCCCGGGGTCTGTTTCTCTCCTTGTGTCTGCCTCCAAGCATTGCACACTTCCCCTCAGGCGTGCCCACTTTCCTGTCCCCCCCCCAGACACCCCCTCTTCCCGCTCTTGGCCCTGGTCTTTGAGAAGTGTGAGCTGGCCACATGCTCGCCCAGAGATGGGGCATCGGCTGGGCTGGGCTCATCCCCGGGCGGTGACGTCTGCTCCTCCGATTCCTTCAATGAGGACATTGCTGCCTTTGCTAAGCAGGTGGGCAGCCCCAGAACAAGGCACCAGGGGAGGCAGCCGGAAGGGCGGGCGGGAGGCGGACCGGACCGCCTTGCCtggcctctcttctccctcccagaTCCGCTCCGAGAGGCCGCTGTTCTCTTCCAACCCGGAGCTGGACAACCTGGTGAGGCTCAGGCCTTCCCCGTGTCCCCTCAGTAGCCAGTCGGCCCCTGTCCTTCCCCACCTGTGTTCCTGGGGTTGACTGAGGGCTGAGGACAGGAAGCCACTGGACCACATTTCCAAACACGAGAGTGTCGCCCAGTTGGAGAACTCCGGGTGGTCAGAGTTTGAATCCTGGctctgcaactctagctccatgAACCAGGGAGCCAGGGAGAGTGGTACCACCTCCCTGCACATCTGCAAAGggcagggagaaaagggaagaagaggaagctaGTGAGAAATACACTCTCTTTGCACCCCAGTTCTTCTAAGGGCCTCATCCTTTAAAGGGcaaaggactctgggaaatgtagttcacAAGATGGAGGTGGGACCCGGAGCAGAGGGCGGGCTGGGCCAGCTCCCCCTGTGATGGACTCTCTCCCTGTcgcttctctttctccctcagccATCCATCAAACTCTTCCTAATATGGAGTGACTGCGCCCgactcttttttcccctttggcaCAGTTGACTTCTCTGTGTCCCTAACCCTACCCCTCTCTTTGCTGTTCCGTCTCAAGGATATTTCTGGGTTGCCCGTGTCCTTGTGggctaatcctcctgcctcagccccccccCTCCAGGTGCGTGCACCTCCACACCCAGctgcttccctttcttcctcctctctgtttgCAGATGGTCCAGGCCATCCAGGTACTCCGGTTCCACctgctggagctggagaaggTGAGGGTGTCTCACTTGCACCTGCCCTGCCCTTTCTCCCTTTATGACCCCATCTCCCCCTACTCCCCACCGgagtggaagcagaatgttccCTCACCCTGTTCACCCCAGCCCTGGCTCCGCCCCCCGGGTGGCCCCCCCCAGTACCCCGCTGCCCTCCCAGGTCCACGACCTGTGCGACAACTTCTGTCACCGCTACATCACCTGCCTCAAGGGCAAGATGCCCATAGACCTGGTGATTGAGGATCGGGACGGTGGCTGCAGGGAGGACCTTGAGGACTACGCGgcctcctgccccagtctcccaGACCAGGTGGGCATCAACAGGCACTTCCTGGCAACCGCAGATGGGCGTGGGCACGGCAGGAAGTCGTGTTTCCTACCTACCCTGGAGCGTGGGTGACACACTCCCACGTCACAGCAATGCACAGATAGAGCCGGACCACAGCACGGGCAGCTGCGCACGCTCCAACAGCTTAAGTCAGGTGTAGAGAGTCCCACTCAATGGACTATAATGAGCACCACCTCCTCCCGAAACAAGCCGAAACCATGAGACAGCAGCACAGACCCTACAGCCACCCAAAGTCCTGAAACAAGCCACAGTCATGCCACAGCAACACAGACCATAGAACTGCCTGCCGTACATCCTCAGACAAGCCACGACCATGAGACAGTAGCATAGACCGTACAGTCACTCCTGTATTGGCATCCTAAGGATAAccacggcacacacacacacacatacacacactcacactgccACACAGGTAATTCTGATGGAGCCCAACAGCTCTAAACACTGCCGGACAAACTCAGATAGGGTCACACATGGACATAGACTGGCCAAAAACTCGTTATGTCCACATAACAACCGGGGCCTGCAGGCATGCGCACACACGCCACGTTGCCCAGCAACCATCCACACAGCCTCATATTCGTCTACGTAGACTTAGAAGTATAGGTAAACAGAGTGGCATCCGCTCAGAACACCAGACAACAGTTACATACCTAGCAGCTGTGTGGATCCCAAGTCACCTCAACTGGAAAAAGCCATGTGTCGGCCACACACAGATGCTCTCAGCACATCCAGCAATGGCACAACCCAGAGACAGGCACGCCTCACAACTCCAGAGCCTGGGGTACACCCACACAACACCACACGGGAGAGCCTCACAAGCCCTCCGTTGGAGCTGGAGAAGACAAGTCACTAAGTAAAGCACTCGCCGTGTAAGCCAAAGGACTTGCTTTTGGATCCACAGCACCCAGGTAGATGGTGGGTGAGTCTAAAAGcctgactgtaatcccagcacttagaaggtagagaCCAGGACACAGAGCGAGCTGGCGGGCTAGACTAGGTGGatgggtgagctctgggtttagtgaaagaccctgcctcagtacaTAAGGTGGACAGAATTTGGGCAAGACACCAAACCTTCAagacatgcagatacacacacaagtgcacacacacacagactcgtCACATGAATGTGCTCGGGGTATTTGCATGAGAGAATTGAATATCACTGCCAGGGAAGTCCCTGATCAGACTTCACACAGCCTCCGTTATGCTCAAGGAACAATCATCcagaggtcacacacacacacacacacacacacagttcccaCAGAGTCACAcgcacacataggcacacatccACACTAACCACACCCATAGCCTAGAAGACAATCCAGTGACAGGTGAGGTGACTCAGTGAGCAACGGCTCTTGATGCAAagcccgaggacctgagtttgagccccctGGCCCAAATGACGAGggtgagggttggggggaggatgAACCCCTTccggttgtcctctgacctccacacacaggctgTGGCACACTCGTGCCCGTGTACACTGAATacttaaatgtgttttaaaaaatagacaacCCTCGAATTGTGtcacaaactagaaaaaaaaaaaaaaaaaaaacagactttgtAACCACCACCAAAGGTGACAGCCACATGAGCCTGATACTGGCCACCACAGTGACCCCAACATCACTGTTTGTTTCGCAGCACCccggaacatacacacacagtgacaccctCTCTGTGGGCAATGCTGCCTTCTGGGAAGGTCTGGGGGAAAAGCACTCACACTCAGAGAGGTTATGTTCAGCTATATGATACATGGAAGTCTCAGGACAAATCTGGCATAgtggctgggggcgtggctcagtggtagagcccctgcctagaatcccccagtgaggggctgggggcgtggctcagtggtagagcccctgcctagaatcccccagtgaggggctgggggcgtggctcagtggtagagcccctgcctagaatcccccagtgaggggctgggggcgtggctcagtggtagagcccctgcctagaatcccccagtgaggggctgggggtgtggctcagtggtagagcccctgcctagaatcccccagtgaggggctgggggtggctcagtggtagagcccctgcctagaatcccccagtgaggggctgggggtggctcagtggtagagcccctgcctaacATGCAGAATACCTTGGGATCTGTTCCCAGAACTGAACAAAACATAACACatctggaaacaaaaaaaaatttttgtaaGTTGAGTGCAAATTCAttggcaataaaataaataaataaataaaatccaaccTGAACTAATGAGAGGCTATTTATAGCCTGTATTTCTTTCCACTTAGTTAATATTCATGTGTTTTTCCGGGGCATGTTAATGGGTTTGGTGCTGAGGCAGAGCCCTGGCCCCTGCTGGGGGTGAGTAGGAAACCCCCTGCACCAGTATCCTGCCTCTGGATGAGAAAGGTTTCGTTTGCTCTTTTGTTTACTTCATTTATTGCTCTCTTGAGGCAGGGTCCTACTCTAACCCAAGCTGCCTTGCTGTTCGTGCcaatcctacctcagccttctgaacaCCGGGGTTCAGGAGCATCTCCATCCCCGGCTTCCAGAGTGAGGTCTGAAATTAGAGGCAACTTAGGGTGTTAGACACGGATGTTCTGTAGACTGTGTAAGCCTACCTGGCCATCATTACACACCTTCCCACAAACCAGCCCATCGCACACTCCTCACACCAAGGGGAGAGCTGCTGTGACCTTCCATTTCCCAGTCAAAAGTGGCACAGAGaagccgggcgctggtggcgcacgcctttaatcccagcactcgggaggcagaggcaagtggatctctgtgagttcgagaccagccttgtctacaagagctagttccaggacagcctccataagacacagggaaaccctgtctcgaaaacaaaacaacaacaacaaaaaagtggcaCAGAGAGGCAAAGTGACCTGCCAAAGACCACACAGCCGGGAAGGCAGGGACGGGTTTTGCCTACAGAGCCTGGACTCCCTGAGCTTTCCCACTGACATCGGATTCTTGTTTCCTAGAACAACACATGGATCAGAGACCATGAGGACAGTGGGTCTGTACATTTGGGGACCCCGGGTCCATCCAGTGGAGGCCTGGCCTCCCAGAGTGGGGACAACTCAAGTGACCAAGGTGAGCAACTTAGGAGGGACAGAGGAAGCATGGGAGTTGCTCTGAGGATTAAGGTTAGGCTTCCTATGGGACTTCCAGGGGATCGGCTGCAGCGTGGTGTCTTGGGTTGAGGGTATTGCGGTCCTCTGTTGCTTACCACCGCCAACTGGGCttgtcctccccctccccagg
It contains:
- the Meis3 gene encoding homeobox protein Meis3 isoform X3; the encoded protein is MARRYDELRHYPGIAEHTLPSFSEAAPSVPRAPGPYGPHRPPQPQAPGLDSDSLKREKDDIYGHPLFPLLALVFEKCELATCSPRDGASAGLGSSPGGDVCSSDSFNEDIAAFAKQMVQAIQVLRFHLLELEKVHDLCDNFCHRYITCLKGKMPIDLVIEDRDGGCREDLEDYAASCPSLPDQNNTWIRDHEDSGSVHLGTPGPSSGGLASQSGDNSSDQGDGLDTSVASPSSAGEDEELDLERRRNKKRGIFPKVATNIMRAWLFQHLSHPYPSEEQKKQLAQDTGLTILQVNNWFINARRRIVQPMIDQSNRTGQGASFNPEGQPMAGYTETQPQVTVRTPGSMGMNLNLEGEWHYL
- the Meis3 gene encoding homeobox protein Meis3 isoform X4; the protein is MARRYDELRHYPGIAEHTLPSFSEAAPSVPRAPGPYGPHRPPQPQAPGLDSDSLKREKDDIYGHPLFPLLALVFEKCELATCSPRDGASAGLGSSPGGDVCSSDSFNEDIAAFAKQIRSERPLFSSNPELDNLMVQAIQVLRFHLLELEKGKMPIDLVIEDRDGGCREDLEDYAASCPSLPDQNNTWIRDHEDSGSVHLGTPGPSSGGLASQSGDNSSDQGDGLDTSVASPSSAGEDEELDLERRRNKKRGIFPKVATNIMRAWLFQHLSHPYPSEEQKKQLAQDTGLTILQVNNWFINARRRIVQPMIDQSNRTGQGASFNPEGQPMAGYTETQPQVTVRTPGSMGMNLNLEGEWHYL
- the Meis3 gene encoding homeobox protein Meis3 isoform X2: MARRYDELRHYPGIAEHTLPSFSEAAPSVPRAPGPYGPHRPPQPQAPGLDSDSLKREKDDIYGHPLFPLLALVFEKCELATCSPRDGASAGLGSSPGGDVCSSDSFNEDIAAFAKQIRSERPLFSSNPELDNLMVQAIQVLRFHLLELEKVHDLCDNFCHRYITCLKGKMPIDLVIEDRDGGCREDLEDYAASCPSLPDQNNTWIRDHEDSGSVHLGTPGPSSGGLASQSGDNSSDQGDGLDTSVASPSSAGEDEELDLERRRNKKRGIFPKVATNIMRAWLFQHLSHPYPSEEQKKQLAQDTGLTILQVNNWFINARRRIVQPMIDQSNRTGQGASFNPEGQPMAGYTETQPQVTVRTPGSMGMNLNLEGEWHYL
- the Meis3 gene encoding homeobox protein Meis3 isoform X5, producing MARRYDELRHYPGIAEHTLPSFSEAAPSVPRAPGPYGPHRPPQPQAPGLDSDSLKREKDDIYGHPLFPLLALVFEKCELATCSPRDGASAGLGSSPGGDVCSSDSFNEDIAAFAKQMVQAIQVLRFHLLELEKGKMPIDLVIEDRDGGCREDLEDYAASCPSLPDQNNTWIRDHEDSGSVHLGTPGPSSGGLASQSGDNSSDQGDGLDTSVASPSSAGEDEELDLERRRNKKRGIFPKVATNIMRAWLFQHLSHPYPSEEQKKQLAQDTGLTILQVNNWFINARRRIVQPMIDQSNRTGQGASFNPEGQPMAGYTETQPQVTVRTPGSMGMNLNLEGEWHYL